The sequence ATGCAAATAAAAGACAGGAGCGTTAATGATGTATTTTAATTTCCCTTCTTTTAAGTGTCCTTTAGCAAGCTCAGAAAGATCAACTGGCTTCGAAATAATTTTATCAGCCGATTCGCTTTGCTCAGTACTTTCTTTTTCAGCATTCTCCAAACGTTTGTGAGCAGTGGGTTTTATAAAGTTTTCCTTAACGATGTTGATTGTATCTAAAGTAATCGTTTTTACAGGTTCTCCTTCATCAGGAGTTTGGGGGTTTTCCAGTGAAGAGGTATTAATTTTTTCTGACACATTTTTTTTATCTCCTGAGAACCCAAAAAACAAAGCAAAACCAATCACTACTCCAACTATTAAACTTCCCGACATCAAATAAAGATTACTGAAAGAAAAAGTTCTTCTATGAATTCTTTTTTTGAGATCATTTAAATCTGAAGCATCTGTAGCCACCTGCTCGAAACCAAGTTCTGCCAGGTAATCCAGATCATCTTTATAAACAGGTTCTCTTTTCATTTCCGTTTTACTTTAATTTTTTCTTCTATTAATAATTTTAAGTTGCGTTTACCATTCTGTATAAAACTTTTCACTTCATTTACAGTAAATGGAGTGCTATCAGAAATTTCCTGGTAAGACAATCCTTTTAAATAAAAAGCTTCCACGCATACTCTCTGATTTTCTTTCAATTCCGGCAGAGCATTATTCATGTGTTCAAGCAGGAGTTCTTCGTTCACCCGCTTTAACTTTTCTTCTTCATCGAAGCTGGGCTCACGCACCTCAAAATCGAGATACGTTTCAGGCACAAAATGTTTGCCCTGATTTTTACGAAGTTCACTTATACAAAAATTGCGTACAACAAAACTCAACCAACCTTTAAAATTCTTTACTTCTGTTTTGCGCAGATCGGTTATTAGCTTTTCAAAAATCTGCATCACTGCATCCTTAGCCTGATCTTTATCTCTGAAATAAAACAAACAAACACCAAAAACGGTTT is a genomic window of Sphingobacteriaceae bacterium containing:
- a CDS encoding RNA polymerase subunit sigma-24, coding for MWLFTRKNSASDEELVLDYFHSGNKKVVGDLFERHVKTVFGVCLFYFRDKDQAKDAVMQIFEKLITDLRKTEVKNFKGWLSFVVRNFCISELRKNQGKHFVPETYLDFEVREPSFDEEEKLKRVNEELLLEHMNNALPELKENQRVCVEAFYLKGLSYQEISDSTPFTVNEVKSFIQNGKRNLKLLIEEKIKVKRK